In Deltaproteobacteria bacterium, the DNA window CAACGAGGAGATGGGCGTATACCTCATCGGCATCTCCCGAAGCGAGGAGACGGTGCACAAGAGCTACGGCCTCATCGGCGCCGTCAGGCACGGCATGGCCGCCGGCGTCAAGATGACGGTGCAGCTCTTCGTGGTCATCAAGGGGCTTGTCGTGGGCGACTACTCGCTCAAGACCCTCGGCGGCCCCATCATGATAGCCCAGGCCGCGGGCCAGGCGGCCGAGTCGGGGGTGACCGACCTGCTCAGCCTCATGGCCTTCCTGAGCCTCCAGCTCGGCATAATAAACCTCTTCCCCATACCGGTGCTCGACGGCGGACACCTCGTCTTCCTCGTCGTCGAGGCGGCCAGGGGCAGGCCGCTGAGCGAGCGGGTCGTGGGCATAGCCCAGCAGGTGGGCCTTGCGCTGCTCATAACGCTCATGGTGCTGGTGAGCTACAACGACGTGCTGAGGCTCTTCGGCTGAGGGTGGGCACCGCCGTGGCGCCTTCGCTCAGGGTCCTCGCCGTGGACACCTCGACGGCCTCGGGGTCGGTGGCCGTCGTGGAGGACGGCCGGCTGGTGGCCGAGGTCTGTGAACGGGACGTGGGCGGCCACGCCGCCTGGCTTCTGCCGGCCGTGAAGTCGACCATCGAGGGCGCGGGCATGGGGCCTGCCGACATCGACCTCTTCGCCCTGGGGCTCGGACCGGGCTCGTTCACCGGCCTCCGCATAGGGGTCTCGACCGTCAAGGGCCTTGCCTGGACGCTCGGAAGGCCGGTGATGGGGGTGTCGAGCCTCGAGGCCCTCGCCATGAACCTCGCCGGCTCCGGTCGCGGCGTCTTTGTCTGTCCCCTCTTCGACGCGAGGAAAAAAGAGGTCTACCGCGGCGTCTACAGGCCCGCTGGCGGGCGCATGGAGCGCGTAATCGACGACGGCGCCGCAAGGCCCGAAGCACTGGCCGACGAGCTCGCCGCCCTCGACGGAGAGGTGGTGCTGCTCGGCGACGGCCTCGTCCTCTACGGCGATATGCTCGCCCGGAAGGTGCCGCGCTGCCGGCGGGCTTCCGAGGACCTCTGGCTTGTGAGGGGGTCGGCCGTCGCCGCCCTGGCGCTCGCCGCCCTCGCCGACGGGCTCAGGCCCTCGGACCCGGCCGACATACGACCGCGCTACAAGCGCAGATCAGAGGCGGAGCTCAAGGCGGACGGCGGTAAAGGCCGCTGACGTTGCGGCTGTCTTTTTTCGTGAAGGCGGCCGGGGCTCTCTGAATGGAGGCAGCGGCCCGCCCCCGGCCCGCCCGGTCTGCTTCATGGCCGCGGC includes these proteins:
- the tsaB gene encoding tRNA (adenosine(37)-N6)-threonylcarbamoyltransferase complex dimerization subunit type 1 TsaB, translating into MRVGTAVAPSLRVLAVDTSTASGSVAVVEDGRLVAEVCERDVGGHAAWLLPAVKSTIEGAGMGPADIDLFALGLGPGSFTGLRIGVSTVKGLAWTLGRPVMGVSSLEALAMNLAGSGRGVFVCPLFDARKKEVYRGVYRPAGGRMERVIDDGAARPEALADELAALDGEVVLLGDGLVLYGDMLARKVPRCRRASEDLWLVRGSAVAALALAALADGLRPSDPADIRPRYKRRSEAELKADGGKGR